The Halarchaeum grantii genome contains the following window.
TCGCCGCTAGCGGTGGCTGGCGTAGCCGTAGCCGACGATGGCGATCGCGAGCGCGAGTGCGCCGAAGAGGGCGTTCTCGCCGACGACGCCGAGTTCGACGACGCCGAACGCGACGAAGACGACGGCGGCCGCCACCTCGATGTACGCGGTCGGGAGGAGGCGTTCGACGCGTTCGCCGAGGAAGGCGTCGATTCCGGTGCGGATGCCGAGCGCCGCGATGACGCCGAGGAAGACCGGGACCGGTGCGTCGGGGAACGTCGCGGCGAGGTTGATGGTGAGTAGCTGGGTCTTGTCGCCGACCTCGGCGAGGACTATGAAGCAGAACGCGGTGGCGACCGGCCCGTAGCCGCGCGTGTAGCGCGCGACGCGGTCCGGGAGCATCGCGACCGTCCCGCCGTCGGCGGACGCGCCGGGGACGCCGCCGCGCCGATAGCGACCGTACACGGTGTACGCCGTCCAGAGGCCGAACGCGAGGAAGAGCACGCCCGTCACGGTGCCGATGGCGCCCTGCGGGAGGACGCGCGTCACCCACGCGCCGAACGCGACTTCGAGCGCGCTCCACCCCGCGAACGCCGCCATCGCGCCGGCGAAGACGCGTTTGGCGTCGTATCGGCTCGCGAGCGTGATGACGACGAGTTGGCCCTTGTCGCCGAAGGTCGCGAGGAAGTTCGCGAGGAAGGCCGCGAGGAAGGGCCCGTAACCGGCGTAGCGCTGGATGACGGCGTCGAGGCCGTTACCGGCGGCGAGCGGGAGCGCGTGCATCTACGCGGGCACCTCGTCCGCGTCGGCGTCCTCGGGGGCGCGCACGCGGATCGCGGACGCGATGCTCGTCGGGAGATGGACGTCCCGGTCGTCGACGCGCACCGTGATGAGGTCGATGGGTGCGATGTCGACGACGTCGAGGCGTGCGCCGGGCTCGACGCCGCGCGCCGCGAGGTAGTCGAGGTGGTCGTCGTCCCGGTCGCTGACGCGCGCGACGACGACGGTGTCGCCCTCGGAGACGGAGGCGAGCGCGACG
Protein-coding sequences here:
- a CDS encoding TMEM165/GDT1 family protein; protein product: MHALPLAAGNGLDAVIQRYAGYGPFLAAFLANFLATFGDKGQLVVITLASRYDAKRVFAGAMAAFAGWSALEVAFGAWVTRVLPQGAIGTVTGVLFLAFGLWTAYTVYGRYRRGGVPGASADGGTVAMLPDRVARYTRGYGPVATAFCFIVLAEVGDKTQLLTINLAATFPDAPVPVFLGVIAALGIRTGIDAFLGERVERLLPTAYIEVAAAVVFVAFGVVELGVVGENALFGALALAIAIVGYGYASHR